One Mangrovimonas cancribranchiae DNA segment encodes these proteins:
- a CDS encoding phosphoribosyltransferase family protein, with the protein MSSTKNIILTHQEINHKITRIAYQIYESNVNEKAIILAGIDSNGYVLAKKIKTTLSKISDLDITLCKVIIDKKHPLNDIKTSLKASEYTNKSIVLIDDVLNSGSTLIYGVKHFLNVPLKQFKTAVLVNRNHKKYPVKADFKGISLSTSLKEHVEVVLEGKAFEAYLE; encoded by the coding sequence ATGAGCTCTACTAAAAATATCATTTTAACACATCAAGAAATTAACCATAAAATAACGCGTATTGCGTACCAAATTTATGAGAGTAATGTTAATGAAAAAGCCATTATTCTTGCTGGTATAGATAGTAATGGCTACGTTCTTGCAAAAAAAATAAAAACTACACTAAGTAAAATTTCTGATTTAGATATTACGCTTTGCAAAGTAATTATAGATAAAAAGCATCCTTTAAACGATATTAAAACGTCTTTAAAAGCTTCTGAATATACCAACAAATCTATTGTTTTAATAGATGATGTTTTAAACTCAGGGAGTACCTTAATATATGGTGTAAAACATTTTTTAAATGTGCCATTAAAACAATTTAAAACAGCTGTTTTGGTTAACAGAAATCATAAAAAATATCCCGTAAAAGCCGATTTTAAAGGTATTTCTCTTTCAACATCGCTTAAAGAACATGTTGAAGTCGTTTTAGAAGGAAAAGCGTTTGAAGCGTATTTAGAATAA
- a CDS encoding MoxR family ATPase: MSDVAKIEEFVIKYNALKTEIAKVIVGQDYVVQQVLISIFSGGHTLLIGVPGLAKTLMVKTIAQALGLDFKRIQFTPDLMPSDILGSEILDETRHFKFIKGPVFSNIILADEINRTPPKTQAALLEAMQERAVTVAGHHYKLDLPYFVLATQNPIEQEGTYPLPEAQLDRFMFAVDLEYPSFEEEVAVVKSTTADNTQTVDPLFTAKEIVDIQNLIRKIPVADNVVEYAVKMVGKTRPNSNTAADLVKNYIDWGAGPRASQNLILAAKTHAAINGKFSPDIEDVQAVAHSILKHRIIKNYKAEAEGISEKEIIKSLF, encoded by the coding sequence ATGTCAGACGTAGCTAAGATTGAAGAATTTGTAATAAAGTATAATGCACTAAAAACAGAAATAGCCAAAGTAATTGTTGGTCAGGACTATGTGGTTCAGCAAGTGTTAATTTCTATTTTTTCTGGCGGACATACACTACTAATTGGTGTTCCCGGATTGGCAAAAACTTTAATGGTAAAAACCATTGCCCAAGCTTTAGGATTAGACTTTAAACGTATACAGTTTACGCCAGATTTAATGCCAAGCGATATTTTGGGAAGTGAAATTTTAGATGAAACCCGTCATTTTAAATTTATAAAAGGACCTGTTTTTTCTAATATTATCTTAGCAGACGAGATAAACCGTACACCTCCAAAAACACAAGCTGCTTTATTAGAAGCCATGCAAGAGCGTGCTGTAACCGTTGCAGGACATCATTATAAGCTAGATTTACCGTATTTTGTTTTAGCAACTCAAAACCCGATAGAGCAAGAAGGAACTTACCCGTTGCCAGAAGCCCAGTTAGATAGGTTTATGTTTGCAGTAGATTTAGAGTACCCTTCTTTTGAAGAAGAAGTTGCTGTAGTAAAATCTACCACAGCAGACAACACACAAACCGTTGACCCACTATTTACAGCAAAAGAAATCGTAGATATTCAAAACTTAATACGAAAAATACCTGTTGCCGATAATGTTGTGGAATATGCTGTAAAAATGGTAGGGAAAACAAGACCAAACTCCAATACAGCAGCCGATTTAGTTAAAAATTACATCGATTGGGGCGCAGGACCAAGAGCCTCACAAAACTTAATTCTAGCAGCAAAAACTCACGCTGCCATTAATGGAAAATTCTCGCCAGATATTGAAGATGTTCAAGCTGTAGCGCATAGTATTTTAAAACACAGAATTATAAAAAATTACAAAGCAGAAGCCGAAGGAATTTCAGAGAAAGAAATCATCAAAAGTTTATTTTAA
- a CDS encoding RNA-binding S4 domain-containing protein — MRVDKFLWCVRYYKTRSKATTACKKGHVKINGEPIKPSREVYPTDEIQVRKNQINYKLTVNDLPPNRVGAKLVDIYRTDTTPKTEFEGQELLKYSKDYYRKKGTGRPTKKDRRDIDDFHDENEI; from the coding sequence ATGCGAGTTGATAAATTTCTTTGGTGTGTTCGATATTACAAAACAAGAAGTAAAGCCACTACGGCTTGTAAAAAAGGACACGTGAAAATTAATGGAGAGCCAATAAAACCTAGTCGAGAGGTTTACCCTACTGATGAAATTCAAGTGAGAAAGAACCAAATTAATTACAAACTTACTGTTAACGATTTACCCCCTAATAGAGTTGGCGCCAAATTAGTTGATATTTATAGGACAGATACAACACCTAAAACGGAATTTGAAGGTCAAGAACTGCTTAAATACTCGAAAGACTATTATAGAAAAAAAGGTACTGGAAGACCTACAAAAAAAGATAGAAGAGATATCGATGATTTTCATGATGAAAATGAAATTTAA
- a CDS encoding peptidylprolyl isomerase: protein MKLRKVTVAIVASLSIFLGCEEEDDSVASVSVRDRAEVYEEDIAQIEEYLSTHFYNYDDFNFGDPYGSDNDNFQITFGEIEGDNSDKTPLIDQVEEKIVEYNNIEYKLYFLKVRQGLGEDLHASDEAFLNYEGINIEDGYVFDSTVNPIRLNLTTIGTSVIGVVDGFRDGLVEFNAGYNHVDNGDGTFTYKNYGIGAIFIPSGIGYFSSGTSGLPAYTPMIFKIGLMNVIHTDYDVDNIDSYLEDLDGDGDPYNDDTDGDSLANFIDNDDDGDGVLTRDELDYDTHTYNPGLGDPEPTFQSNEYEMDREEDDNGEITINTVILRDTNNDGTPDYLDDTIAVEVD, encoded by the coding sequence ATGAAATTAAGAAAAGTTACCGTAGCTATAGTAGCTTCGTTATCAATTTTTTTAGGATGTGAGGAAGAAGATGATTCCGTAGCATCTGTTTCGGTTAGAGATAGGGCAGAAGTTTATGAGGAAGACATTGCCCAAATAGAAGAATATTTATCTACTCACTTTTACAATTACGACGATTTTAATTTTGGTGACCCTTATGGGAGCGATAACGATAATTTTCAAATAACATTTGGTGAAATTGAAGGTGATAATAGTGATAAAACGCCTTTAATAGATCAAGTAGAGGAGAAAATTGTTGAATATAATAATATAGAATACAAGTTATATTTTTTAAAAGTAAGACAAGGTTTAGGTGAGGATTTACATGCTTCAGATGAAGCTTTCCTAAATTATGAAGGTATTAATATTGAAGATGGTTATGTATTTGACAGTACCGTAAATCCAATTAGACTTAACTTAACGACTATTGGGACTAGTGTAATAGGTGTTGTAGATGGCTTTAGAGATGGCCTAGTCGAGTTTAATGCAGGTTATAATCATGTGGACAATGGTGATGGAACATTTACGTATAAAAACTATGGTATTGGTGCTATTTTTATCCCTTCTGGTATAGGGTATTTTTCTTCAGGAACGTCTGGCTTGCCAGCTTATACGCCTATGATTTTTAAAATAGGTCTTATGAATGTTATTCATACTGATTATGATGTGGATAATATAGATTCTTACCTTGAAGATTTAGATGGTGATGGCGATCCGTATAACGATGATACAGATGGCGATTCATTAGCTAATTTTATCGATAATGACGATGACGGTGATGGAGTGTTAACTAGAGATGAGCTAGATTATGATACCCATACATATAATCCTGGTTTAGGCGATCCTGAGCCTACTTTTCAAAGCAATGAATACGAAATGGACAGAGAAGAAGATGATAATGGAGAAATAACTATTAACACCGTTATTTTAAGAGATACAAATAACGATGGAACGCCAGATTACTTAGATGACACCATTGCTGTTGAAGTAGATTAA
- a CDS encoding aconitate hydratase, which translates to MAFDIDMIKKVYSEMPKRVDKAREVVGKPLTLSEKILYAHLWDGEPTKAYTRAKDYVDFAPDRIACQDATAQMALLQFMQAGKDKVAVPTTVHCDHLIQAKQGATADLKRANETSSEVFDFLASVSNKYGIGFWKPGAGIIHQVVLENYAFPGGMMIGTDSHTVNAGGLGMVAIGVGGADAVDVMAGMAWELKFPKLIGVKLTGNISGWTAPKDVILKVAEILTVKGGTGAIVEYFGPGAKNLSCTGKGTICNMGAEIGATTSTFGYDDSMERYLRATDREDVADEANKIREYLTADDEVYANPEQYFDQVIEIDLSTLMPHLNGPFTPDLATEVGTMTDKAKQNEWPLAVEWGLIGSCTNSSYEDLSRASSIAQQALDKKLKTKAEFGINPGSEQVRYTTERDGILDIFEKLDAKIFTNACGPCIGQWARYEDPKNAPKNSIVHSFNRNFAKRADGNPNTHAFVASPEMTAAIAIAGRLDFNPMTDTLINEDGEEVMLDEPTGWELPPKGFEVKENGYVNPVEDGSNVEVVVADDSERLELLTPFKPIGNEITGAKLLIKAFGKCTTDHISMAGPWLRFRGHLDNISNNCLIGAVNAYNKKTNMVKSQITGEYAGVPDTQREYKAKGIKTIVVGDHNYGEGSSREHAAMEPRHLGVAAVIVKSFARIHETNLKKQGMLALTFDNENDYDLIQEDDTFNFLDLNEFAPDKPLTIEIAHADGSKDQIKVNHTYNEAQIAWYNAGSALNLIAAQNA; encoded by the coding sequence ATGGCATTTGATATTGATATGATTAAAAAGGTTTACTCCGAAATGCCAAAGCGCGTGGATAAAGCACGTGAAGTGGTAGGTAAACCATTAACACTTTCAGAAAAGATTTTATACGCTCACCTATGGGATGGCGAGCCAACAAAAGCGTACACAAGAGCTAAAGATTATGTAGATTTTGCTCCAGACCGTATTGCTTGTCAAGATGCAACGGCGCAAATGGCGTTGTTACAATTTATGCAAGCTGGTAAGGATAAAGTTGCTGTTCCAACAACAGTACACTGCGATCACTTAATTCAAGCTAAACAAGGTGCTACGGCCGATTTAAAACGTGCCAACGAAACCAGTAGCGAAGTGTTTGACTTTTTAGCATCAGTATCAAATAAATATGGTATTGGATTCTGGAAACCTGGAGCAGGAATTATTCACCAAGTAGTTTTAGAAAATTATGCCTTCCCAGGAGGTATGATGATAGGTACCGATTCTCATACAGTTAATGCTGGAGGATTAGGTATGGTAGCTATTGGTGTTGGTGGAGCAGATGCAGTAGATGTTATGGCAGGAATGGCTTGGGAACTAAAGTTTCCTAAATTAATTGGTGTTAAATTAACTGGAAATATTTCTGGTTGGACAGCGCCTAAAGATGTGATTTTAAAAGTAGCTGAAATTCTTACCGTAAAAGGAGGAACAGGAGCTATTGTAGAATATTTTGGCCCAGGTGCTAAAAACTTATCTTGTACAGGTAAAGGAACCATTTGTAATATGGGTGCCGAAATTGGAGCCACAACATCAACTTTTGGTTACGACGACTCTATGGAGCGTTATTTACGAGCTACAGATAGAGAAGATGTTGCTGATGAAGCAAACAAAATTAGAGAATACTTAACAGCAGATGATGAGGTTTATGCGAACCCAGAACAATACTTTGATCAAGTTATTGAAATCGATTTATCTACATTAATGCCTCACTTAAATGGTCCGTTTACGCCAGATTTAGCAACTGAAGTAGGTACTATGACAGATAAAGCTAAACAAAACGAATGGCCTTTAGCTGTAGAATGGGGATTAATAGGATCTTGTACAAACTCGTCTTACGAAGATTTATCAAGAGCTTCTTCAATTGCACAGCAAGCCTTAGATAAAAAATTAAAAACAAAAGCTGAGTTTGGTATTAATCCAGGTTCAGAACAGGTAAGATACACAACAGAACGTGATGGTATTTTAGATATTTTTGAAAAATTAGATGCTAAAATATTTACTAATGCTTGTGGCCCTTGTATTGGTCAGTGGGCGCGTTATGAAGACCCTAAGAACGCTCCAAAAAACAGTATTGTACACTCATTTAACAGAAACTTTGCTAAGCGTGCCGATGGAAACCCAAATACGCATGCCTTTGTAGCTTCTCCAGAAATGACAGCTGCTATCGCTATTGCCGGTCGTTTAGACTTCAATCCAATGACAGACACGTTAATTAACGAAGATGGTGAAGAAGTCATGTTAGACGAACCAACAGGATGGGAATTACCACCAAAAGGTTTTGAAGTTAAAGAAAACGGTTATGTTAATCCAGTTGAAGACGGTAGCAATGTAGAAGTTGTTGTCGCCGACGATTCTGAAAGATTAGAGCTGCTAACACCATTTAAGCCAATTGGTAATGAAATTACAGGCGCCAAATTGTTAATTAAAGCATTTGGTAAGTGTACTACCGATCATATTTCTATGGCTGGACCTTGGTTGCGTTTCCGTGGGCATTTAGATAATATTTCAAACAACTGTTTAATTGGTGCTGTTAATGCTTATAACAAGAAAACCAATATGGTTAAAAGCCAAATTACAGGAGAATATGCAGGTGTACCAGATACACAACGTGAATATAAAGCAAAAGGTATAAAAACCATTGTAGTAGGAGATCATAACTACGGTGAAGGATCGTCTCGTGAACATGCGGCAATGGAGCCAAGACACTTAGGTGTTGCTGCTGTAATTGTAAAGTCTTTTGCACGTATTCATGAAACAAACCTTAAAAAACAAGGTATGTTAGCTTTAACATTTGATAATGAAAATGATTACGATTTAATTCAAGAAGATGATACCTTCAACTTCTTAGACTTAAATGAGTTTGCTCCAGATAAGCCATTAACTATTGAAATAGCTCATGCTGACGGTAGTAAAGATCAAATAAAAGTGAATCATACGTATAACGAAGCACAAATTGCTTGGTATAACGCAGGTTCTGCATTAAACCTTATTGCAGCTCAAAACGCGTAA
- a CDS encoding transketolase translates to MSKSQHLEDLVIQVRRDILRMVHKVNSGHPGGSLGCTEFFVALYNEIMEQNDEFNMDGIGEDLFFLSNGHISPVYYSVLARTGYFPVDELNTFRLINSRLQGHPTTHEGLPGIRIASGSLGQGMSVAIGAAQAKKLNNDKHLIYSLHGDGELQEGQNWEAIMYASAKKVDNLIATVDLNGQQIDGSTDDVLDMGDVKSKFEAFGWIVIEIEEGNNLEAILKGMAEAKNKTGQEKPVCVLLKTVMGNGVDFMMHTHAWHGKAPNDEQLAIGLEQNPETLGDY, encoded by the coding sequence ATGTCAAAATCACAACATTTAGAAGATTTAGTTATCCAAGTTCGTAGAGATATTTTACGAATGGTACACAAAGTTAATTCTGGTCACCCTGGAGGTTCTCTAGGTTGTACAGAATTTTTTGTAGCGCTTTATAATGAAATTATGGAGCAAAATGACGAGTTTAATATGGACGGAATTGGAGAAGATTTATTCTTTTTATCCAACGGACATATTTCTCCTGTATACTATAGTGTTTTAGCAAGAACTGGATATTTTCCAGTTGACGAGTTAAACACGTTCCGTTTAATTAACTCTAGACTTCAAGGTCATCCAACTACTCACGAAGGGTTACCAGGTATTAGAATTGCATCAGGATCATTAGGACAAGGTATGAGTGTTGCCATTGGTGCGGCTCAAGCTAAAAAATTAAATAACGATAAGCATTTAATTTATAGTCTTCATGGCGATGGCGAATTACAAGAAGGGCAAAATTGGGAAGCCATTATGTATGCTTCAGCAAAAAAAGTGGATAACCTTATTGCTACTGTAGATTTAAACGGGCAACAAATAGATGGATCCACTGATGATGTTTTAGACATGGGCGATGTAAAATCTAAGTTTGAAGCCTTTGGTTGGATTGTAATAGAGATAGAAGAAGGTAATAATTTAGAAGCTATCCTAAAAGGAATGGCAGAAGCTAAAAATAAAACAGGCCAAGAAAAACCTGTTTGTGTACTACTAAAAACAGTTATGGGTAATGGTGTAGACTTTATGATGCATACACATGCTTGGCATGGTAAAGCTCCTAACGATGAGCAATTAGCTATTGGACTAGAGCAAAATCCAGAAACTTTAGGAGACTATTAA
- a CDS encoding outer membrane beta-barrel protein, with protein MKHIITTIACSFAMVFFVNGQNKNGIGFKGGINYNANGDYFESVNQNAKTPDRNIGYHFGIFGKVGNKLFIKPELVYTKTKSDYDDASFDMQKLDAPVLVGINFFKVFNAFAGPSFQYILDTEFDGISIDNVENDFTVGINFGVGVSFNRVGIDLRYERGFSDNEATFIDDNLSNGIVSRIDTRPDQLILSLSLIL; from the coding sequence ATGAAACATATTATCACAACCATTGCATGCTCTTTTGCAATGGTTTTTTTTGTTAATGGGCAAAATAAAAATGGTATTGGTTTTAAAGGAGGTATTAATTACAATGCTAATGGCGATTATTTTGAGTCGGTAAACCAAAATGCTAAAACTCCAGATAGAAATATTGGTTACCACTTTGGTATTTTTGGTAAAGTTGGCAATAAATTATTTATAAAACCTGAATTAGTCTATACAAAAACAAAAAGTGATTATGACGATGCTAGTTTTGACATGCAAAAGTTAGACGCTCCTGTTCTTGTTGGAATTAATTTTTTTAAAGTTTTTAATGCTTTTGCGGGACCTTCATTTCAATACATTTTAGACACCGAGTTTGATGGAATAAGTATTGATAATGTAGAAAACGATTTTACTGTTGGAATTAATTTTGGAGTTGGCGTTAGTTTTAACAGAGTAGGAATTGACTTAAGATATGAACGTGGCTTTAGTGATAATGAAGCTACCTTTATTGATGATAATTTAAGTAATGGCATTGTTAGTAGAATTGATACAAGACCAGATCAACTTATTCTTAGCTTAAGCTTAATTTTATAA
- a CDS encoding shikimate kinase, producing MNIFLVGYMGSGKSTVGKQLSAILDFNFVDFDNLIEEKEAATISTIFKNKGEVYFRKQEYKYLLELFKYDNRVVSLGGGTPCYGNNMERIKAHDNVVTVYLKAKIPTLVDRLILEREKRPLITHIEERDSLTEFVGKHLFERSEFYLKSDLVIDVDDLSPEEVVSQIVASLF from the coding sequence ATGAATATTTTTTTAGTCGGTTACATGGGAAGTGGGAAATCAACTGTTGGAAAACAATTATCAGCCATTTTAGATTTTAATTTTGTAGACTTTGATAATCTTATTGAAGAAAAAGAAGCCGCTACTATTTCGACTATTTTTAAAAATAAAGGAGAAGTTTACTTTAGAAAGCAAGAATATAAATATTTATTAGAGCTTTTTAAGTATGATAATCGTGTGGTGTCTTTAGGAGGAGGAACTCCATGTTATGGAAATAATATGGAGCGAATTAAAGCTCATGATAATGTTGTAACTGTATACTTAAAAGCTAAAATACCAACTTTGGTAGATAGGCTAATTTTAGAAAGAGAGAAAAGACCTCTTATTACTCACATAGAAGAACGTGATAGTTTAACCGAGTTTGTAGGGAAACATTTATTTGAACGTTCCGAATTTTATTTAAAAAGCGATTTAGTAATAGATGTTGATGATTTGTCTCCAGAAGAAGTGGTAAGTCAAATTGTAGCTTCATTATTCTAA
- a CDS encoding TlpA disulfide reductase family protein: MKLKKAQIKNIVFFVFIVLLIIPQTRQPIQVFLQKGLALIPPSTINEENRQKIKTYNWRLEDVNGNQSNFSKSQGRVALINFWATWCPPCIAEMSNLNELYLDYSDKVDFYFVSNEDIETLEQFLKKNKYAFNVHSSITQYPSNFNVSSIPRTFLIDKKGNIVIDKTGAANWNSDKVRNAINKLLEEE; this comes from the coding sequence ATGAAATTAAAAAAAGCACAAATAAAAAACATAGTATTTTTCGTGTTTATAGTCTTACTTATTATTCCGCAAACGCGGCAACCAATACAGGTATTTCTGCAAAAAGGCTTGGCCCTTATTCCACCATCAACAATTAATGAGGAGAATAGACAGAAAATAAAGACATATAATTGGCGTTTAGAAGATGTAAATGGTAATCAATCTAATTTCTCAAAATCTCAAGGGAGAGTGGCGCTTATTAACTTTTGGGCAACTTGGTGTCCGCCATGTATCGCAGAGATGTCTAACTTAAACGAATTATATCTGGATTATAGTGATAAAGTTGATTTCTATTTTGTTTCTAATGAAGATATTGAAACTCTAGAGCAGTTTTTAAAAAAGAATAAGTATGCTTTTAATGTACATAGTTCTATAACTCAATATCCATCAAATTTTAATGTAAGTAGCATTCCTAGAACGTTTTTAATAGACAAAAAAGGGAATATTGTAATAGATAAAACGGGGGCTGCTAATTGGAATAGTGATAAAGTAAGGAATGCAATAAATAAATTACTAGAAGAAGAATAA
- a CDS encoding transketolase C-terminal domain-containing protein — protein MKTYTYTEKKDTRSGFGAGLTELGRTNPNVVALCADLIGSLKMNDFIAENPERFFQVGIAEANMMGIAAGLTIGGKIPFTGTFANFSTGRVYDQIRQSIAYSGKNVKICASHAGLTLGEDGATHQILEDIGLMKMLPGMTVINTCDYNQTKAATIAIAEHDGPVYLRFGRPKVPVFTPENQTFEIGKGIKLTEGNDVTIVATGHLVWEALEASKELHEKGISAEVINIHTIKPLDEKIILDSVAKTKCIVTAEEHNYLGGLGESVSRTLATHNPAPQEFVATQDTFGESGTPDQLMEKYGLNSKSIVSASEKVLKRK, from the coding sequence ATGAAAACTTATACATATACAGAGAAGAAAGATACAAGAAGTGGTTTTGGTGCTGGGTTAACCGAGTTAGGACGCACAAACCCTAATGTTGTTGCTTTATGTGCCGATTTAATAGGCTCACTTAAAATGAATGATTTTATTGCCGAAAATCCTGAAAGATTTTTTCAAGTGGGTATTGCCGAGGCTAATATGATGGGTATTGCTGCAGGACTAACTATTGGTGGAAAAATTCCATTTACAGGAACATTCGCCAACTTTTCAACAGGACGAGTTTACGATCAAATCCGTCAATCTATAGCATATTCAGGAAAAAATGTGAAAATATGTGCTTCTCACGCTGGTTTAACTTTAGGTGAAGATGGTGCAACACACCAAATACTTGAAGACATTGGCTTAATGAAAATGTTACCAGGTATGACTGTAATAAACACCTGCGATTATAACCAAACAAAAGCCGCAACAATTGCTATTGCAGAGCATGATGGGCCAGTATATTTACGCTTTGGAAGACCAAAAGTGCCTGTATTCACACCAGAAAATCAAACTTTTGAAATTGGTAAAGGCATTAAATTAACCGAAGGTAACGATGTTACTATAGTTGCTACAGGTCATTTAGTTTGGGAAGCTTTGGAAGCTTCAAAAGAATTACATGAAAAAGGGATTTCTGCTGAAGTTATTAATATTCATACTATTAAACCATTAGATGAAAAAATTATTTTAGACTCTGTTGCCAAAACAAAATGCATTGTAACTGCTGAAGAGCACAACTACTTAGGTGGTTTAGGAGAAAGTGTTTCTAGAACATTAGCGACTCACAATCCTGCACCACAAGAATTTGTAGCAACTCAAGATACTTTTGGTGAATCTGGAACTCCAGATCAGCTTATGGAGAAGTATGGTTTAAACAGTAAATCTATTGTTTCTGCTTCAGAAAAAGTTTTAAAAAGAAAATAA
- the tgt gene encoding tRNA guanosine(34) transglycosylase Tgt: MTFDLLAKDLQSKARAGTITTDHGTIETPIFMPVGTVASVKGVHQRELKNDINPDIILGNTYHLYLRPKTPILEAAGGLHKFMNWDRNILTDSGGYQVYSLSANRKIKEEGVKFKSHIDGSYHTFTPENVMEIQRTIGADIIMAFDECTPYPCDYHYAKRSMHMTHRWLDRCIKHLEKTPLKYDYNQTLFPIVQGSTYKDLRQQSAEYIANAGAEGNAIGGLSVGEPAEEMYAMTDVVCNILPEDKPRYLMGVGTPINILENIALGVDMFDCVMPTRNARNGMLFTAHGTINIKNKKWEDDFSPIDDMGITFVDTEYSKAYLRHLFTVNELLGKQIATIHNLGFYLWLVREARKHILAGDFRTWKDKMVKQMDKRL, from the coding sequence ATGACTTTTGACCTACTAGCAAAAGACTTACAAAGTAAAGCAAGAGCAGGAACGATTACTACAGATCATGGCACAATAGAAACGCCTATTTTTATGCCCGTAGGAACTGTCGCTTCTGTTAAAGGGGTGCATCAACGCGAATTAAAAAATGATATTAATCCAGATATTATTCTAGGAAACACCTATCATTTATACCTTCGTCCTAAAACACCTATTTTAGAAGCTGCTGGCGGGTTACATAAGTTCATGAATTGGGATAGAAATATTTTAACCGATTCTGGTGGCTACCAAGTTTATTCGCTTTCTGCCAATAGAAAAATTAAAGAAGAAGGCGTTAAGTTTAAATCGCATATAGATGGTAGTTACCATACGTTTACACCAGAAAATGTGATGGAAATTCAGCGTACTATAGGCGCTGATATTATTATGGCTTTTGATGAGTGTACGCCATATCCGTGTGATTATCATTATGCAAAGCGCTCTATGCATATGACACATCGTTGGTTAGACCGTTGTATTAAGCATTTAGAGAAAACACCTTTAAAATACGACTATAACCAAACACTTTTTCCTATTGTTCAAGGAAGTACTTATAAAGATTTGCGCCAACAATCGGCAGAATATATAGCAAATGCAGGTGCAGAAGGAAATGCTATTGGTGGACTTTCGGTTGGAGAACCCGCAGAAGAAATGTATGCCATGACCGATGTGGTGTGCAACATCTTACCAGAAGATAAGCCTCGCTATTTAATGGGTGTTGGAACACCAATAAACATACTAGAAAATATTGCTTTAGGAGTTGATATGTTCGATTGCGTCATGCCTACAAGAAATGCAAGAAATGGTATGTTGTTTACCGCTCATGGTACCATAAATATCAAAAATAAAAAGTGGGAAGATGATTTCTCTCCTATAGATGATATGGGCATCACTTTTGTTGATACCGAATATAGCAAAGCCTATTTAAGACATTTGTTTACAGTGAATGAATTGTTAGGAAAACAAATAGCAACCATACATAATTTAGGCTTTTATTTATGGTTGGTTCGCGAAGCTAGAAAGCATATCTTAGCCGGAGATTTTAGAACCTGGAAGGATAAAATGGTTAAACAAATGGACAAGCGTTTGTAA